TTGTTGACATGCATGAAATATGGACCGGATAGATTAGTCTGATTCACACTGGAAGTCTAGAACATGAATAGACTTGGTCTTGAGTAAACACCAAAGGCAATACTCAATCGAAGCCGTCTATAATACCCCTTTTCTAAACAATGAGCACTGATTACAGATGTGATAAGCTGTTTCGCAGGTAATCTGCCTCTAAATCTGTCATGGCGAAACCTGACGATGATGAACGGATCTATCCGTGATGCTATGGTGAGGCTTCAATGACGGTGTGTTTACTGTGCGTCAAGATAGCATCGAGTTACCGAGAGGTATGTTTCGATCATACGGTGACTGGTTGCAGCTGAGACAATTAATATATGTACCTAGTATGAAAAtcaaggaagggaaaggagtcTTCTATTCAGATAGGGGGATTACAACTCATATATTACTGCCAATTCTCGACCAGGCCTTGAAAAGACGAATATACCTTGTTTAGTCTTCTCACCTGCTCTGCTGACTCGTGTGCTGTCTTTCCGAATTGGTCAAGACGCTAATGTATTGTGTGGATCTCAgtatatttctatattagttAGCAAGTTCAATGGGACTAAGAGAGAGGTATAGTACATATGCTTAGGGTATTTCACCgatgaaaagagaaaaaagtacGTGCTTTAGAGATACGACGGGCTTAAGTATCATTCGGAAGGTGGTAGTAAAAGCAGGGATTAGTGACTCCACAATCGCACCTAAGTATCAAGTTACTAGTAATAAACTAGCCTCTAAGAGcacagaagaagggagagCAATCAACggtgcagctgcagctgcaagGATTAGTAGTAAGCACGGCTTAGTGCTCGAGAAGCAAATCCAGGATAACGACGAAACACAAGTACATTGCTAACAGTACACAATTGCTATGAACAGCGATAGGGATACCACAATCATGACATCCCACAGCGGTCATATCCCTGACAACAACGATATATCAAATATCAGTAACTCCCCACCATTATGGAGGGGTATTAGACTAATAGACTTCTTGGCAATCTAGGTCCTACAGAGATCTGCGCAAGGCCCCTACTAACCTGATACATCTCCACCCAGCGCTAGTAGTCTCCCTTAGGGCTTCGTATTCCACGGAGATTGCCGGCCGACGGAGGCCGGAAATACTAGTCTACCACGATTCGCTAAAAACGGCCGAGGTCGCCTCCCGGAGTCTGGGCGGACAGGGATCTATACGACTAGATATGCACGTAATCTAATAGGCAGCTTAGTGAATGGACCTGCGTCCATCCTTAAGCTTTTAGTAATAATACTGACATGTTAAAGAGAAATCATGCCACTTCGCCGTCGATACTAACGGATATATTTCGGAgatgtggagatggtggGGATGGCGGGATTTCTTTCACGAGGGCTTTGTGGTGGAACCTCCCTGTGTGCTTTTACGTAGGGAGGGTGGAAGTATACACTGATCGAGTGCATTCTCACTCtcattattatttcttttatttggATTGTCCGGTGGGACAACTGTAGTGTATCATATGTACTAATACATGTAGTTTTTTTATGTACAAGAAGTAATATGTGGTTTCGTAAGAGTGATCGAGCTCAAAGATCGTAAATCAGCAGTCAATGCTTGTTGGAACATGATAATGGTAGGAGAGGTTGAAGGAATGTCATATGGAATGCTTGTCTTTGAATGGCGAGCTGGTTTGCCGGGTAAGAGATAAGGAAGACTTCTCGCTGCCAGGCGACGTGTATACCGCACTGTCACACTTAAGATCAAAGTCTTGATTGGGCGTTGTGACACGGGCATGATTAGATGGCATGCTATGAGTATTACCGGTTGGATCGCTTAGGTTCCGGGATTCGGTCCAAGTTTCCATCTCAACCGTCCGGTAGACCTCAAATCGTTCCAGCTGGCTATCAGTATCAGGATGATGTGATCGGCCCCTCGAGGGTTTGGTAGAGTGCCTAGACGGGTTGACCGACGACCATAACTTCTGAGGACGGCTTTGACCATACCCAGATGCGTATCTCTGAGTGGACTGGAGTAGCCGTGGCAAGAAGAATGCAACGAGAGGCCTTAATGCAGGCGCAGAGGCACAGATCTAATGAATATTAGAAAACGTTTGCCGCAAGGAATTTTGCTAGACATACCAATCCCAAATTGATCTCTATTGATGCAGCGAGAAAGACCGGCCAGCCGAACCAAGTCATGTCGTATGAGGCGATCATACTCTTATAAACATAGACTGTCCGAACGGTGCCGGCAACATTGACCACGATTCCAAGGCTAAAAATGGACATCACAGCAATTCGCTGCCGGGCCGGGAGTTTAAGATTCCAGATCAACGGCATCGGGATGACCGTGGATATGAAGTCGGTAAAGATATTGACGACACTAGCGGCGAATACAACGGCCCCGTCATTTAGACAGTGATGAGGGTATGTAGGCTGAAAGTCCCAGTAGGCATGAATCGGGCTGGAAAATTGGCATAGGGtgagaagcaagaagaagaaaataggAGTACGTAGACATACCTGCATTGGAAAATGCatacaaacaaaaagataataCACAGCAGTGCCACCAAGACCATTGCCCCGATCAACACTATATTGTATGTGGTATAGAGGCCCTTGCTACCGGCTCCGAGTAGTCGTTTGCAAAACCATAACAGCGCGAGCTTCGTGATGCTGGATGATAGGGAAAAGAGGATTTGAAAGAGGAGGTTGAATTTGGAGGCAGTTGGAAGCCATTCTAAGGGGACGTCCCATATATGTCGGTTGCATCCATGTCGTTCAGTGGCTAAGCAAATGACCACGCACATCGCAATCGTAAAAGCCTAGAAACATGTTAGAACCAGCTAGGGATGCCATGTTTCTGTTGTAACATACTAGCGCGACTACGATAAGAATGTCGTCGATGCCGGGGCTGCATGTTATCTTGATGCGAGTATAAAGTCTGAGGCAAGTGATGACAAAAGCTATGGCGGAAAAGACGATGGTCACGACAAGGACAGAATCCCCACGGGTGGTAGGGTCAATATAATTCGGTGTTGGCCATGTCGCCAACACATCGGCTGGGGGAAGCTTCATGTTTCGCGTTTAGTCCGGAGAACCGCAATTCGTTGACGATAGTAGTCGTGTCGTTGTACAGTAGATGATTTTGTTATTCAGTCAAATATGTCCATTGCCATTAGCACCCCAGTCGAGTGGTAAGGATCGTATAGGCCATCATTCGGGTGTCAACGTCGTGTCAAGGGTTGTAAGGAGCGAGAGGAGATGGATAGATCGAAGTGAAATACCGACATGGGCAGACTGGCAAGATGATATACTCTACGATCAGTGTCTCACAAGTAGGGCGCGCCCACTTTGGATCGAGACCAGCAAGAGTACGACAGCCTAATTGGCGAGAAGACCAATCCCTGTCTCTCTGGGACCAGGGACGCCGATCAATAATGTCTTTCTGAGAACCAGGGACAGGGCTCGTGGTATTTGTGGGCTAGCATTTTGGCCTTTTATAATTCCCCATGGCCAACCCCGGTCAAGAGTCACTGCATTCACTGCAGTAGGCTCAAAAGCAGGCACACGATGGGGTTTCGAGGAATGCCGGACTGCCCCTCCCCTGGCCAGTGTGCTGCCACGCGATCGCAAAAACAGAAGCAAATCCGAATGCTACCGGGGTTTCACGTTCATTGAAGGGTGGTGATAGGCAGGTCCGTGACCCATCGTTCACGTTCTGCTCCACCGTGGGTTGTGGCCGATCTAATGGTGGACCATTAATGGTTGCAGCAACGTCTGGACCCCTGGCCAGAGCCACCGAATCCAAAAAGttaaaagaaattccagTGCCTGGGATAAGTGACAGTTTGCCGGCGTAACGTCGCTGATTCGAGGATATTAAGCCGACCGACGTGTCCCCTGGAAGACAGGGACCAATTAGTGGCCCTCGCAGCTGCGAGTTCACTTAAGAAATTGCCAAGTCCCGTGGACACGAGGCTGGCTACCAATCGCGTTACATTACCTTTTCCACGGTCAGTGCACCAACAATCTATTATGCCTTTCTCGTGTTAGAGTAGTAGTATTATAATAGTCACTGTTATGGTTTTAAGCAGTTAGTCCACCACTAGTTTCAAGTCCGTGTCCTACTGTGCTATACCCCAATGGTCACTAAGGTATGGACACGGTGGAGCCGCTGAAAGGTTAGCAGATCTGGGTAGCGAAGTCGGCAGTCAAGGTCGAGGTATTTCTCGTTTGTCTTACGTACTATCGACGGAACAACCCCGCGCACCCTTACAAGGTCACTCTAATTTGTGGCAATATGTGGATGGAACTAACACGATTTAGGTAGCAGACCACCTGAGCCTGGACCTAAGAGCAACCAAAGGGAATTACTAACTATGAGGAAATTATAAGGGAAGAGAACACAAGACAAAACTCGAGGAaagcagaaaaaagaaagaaaaagaaagaaggatgtGACCATGGTCGGGTTGATACTAGTACCTTCCACAGTACCATCGCAACCCTTGGAATTGACTTCTCATGAACTCAAAAGGCAACGGTCCGGTGTTTTGCATGTGTTTCCCGAGGCAAGCCTCCGCTAGTCATTTAGCTTGTTATTTCCTCGGCCCCTTGACTCAAATATCACTGACCATACAAAACTATAAATGGCCCCGTACTCGATATACGCATGTAGATatctgtacggagtacctgaTGGTCTCGGCTGTCGTATGGACCAAAGTTTGACCACGTACCTCAACTGCATACTTAACCGAGGGCCGCAACAATGAGCATCTAACTGGTAGGGCTATGTCCTACAAGACTATTTTCCTTCAGCCCAAAAAATGAGGcaaaaatattaaaataagtaaataataaaaatgaaagaatgaaaaagagagagagatagagacCTTGACCTTCACCTGTCAATCCAACTTATCCGCCCTAGACTAACCTCTGAGCGTTAAGCACCGCATTGCAGAAATAACAACAAGGTTAAGGTTACAGCTTCAGTAAGTTCACTCCGTTCAGCCGAAGAGAGAGCTACACTACTTAGGTGGATATCCCGGCTATCGAGGAAACCTCATATTTGAGTCCGAGTTTTGACCGTTGGGTCATGACATCACTGTCCTATACGCACCTAGTGGAAATATTTGATAGTCGCCACTTTTGCTTCTGGTAGTACCCACTATGAGAGGCTGATTCGACATCCAAGCCATCAACAAAGGCTTCTTTTTGAGAGAAGAATCCTTCAGGGTCGATCATGTCGGGTGGATATCTCTATGGTCGGGTCAAAACTGGGCAGGGTCTATCCCAGGAAGCTCTGGGAGCGTGCCGGCAGATCATAAGTGGACCCGACGACTTCCCCCATCGTTCTTGTTAATCATCCGAATCAGTCGAAAGAATCATCTGTGGCTTGTGGTTTCTATAACCTGAGATGAACCGGATTTGCTCTATTGCGAGTACCTATCCTATTTTTAAGTCATGGGATATTACATTATCGtatgaaaaagaaggaatACTTAGGAGTTGCCCAAGCTACTCTGTGGAAAAAGTGATCTCAAccatggaaaaggaagccgTCGTCTCGAAATGCTAATGCTGGTCTGATCTTCGCAGGTCTATCAGTAAAATTGTGTGCTCAGAGATGGGCACATTCCGGTGTTATCTGCCGAAGATATGAGCCATTTTTGATAAAGCTCAAGTACCAGCTTTGTTTCAACAGGACAGGTACAGTCCCTGAATGGGTTTTGGCCGATTATCCCATATTCACTATTCAAAGTAGACAAGTTTCAAAAACAAGTTACAAGAGTACAGTTGAAAGCTTGTTGGGCTGTCGAAGTGGGTATCTTGACTTACGTAGTCTTGGGATCGTCAAGATTGGTCTTTGCCGAATATTCTGTCTTAGTGcaatgaaggaaagaaagaacgaaagaaagaaaaatgcctCATAATAATCTgtgttgccttttttttaactTGTGTGAAATTACGTATATTGGCCTCGTAGTCATTATTGTACGGTAGATCATGCTGCAGTGTCTTGGCAGGCAGCTGAAGAACCTATTGGTCTGTTGTAGTGAATGGAGCCAATAGAGAAAGACCTCCAATGACCCGACCTAGTGGTGTTTTCTAACTGCAACACCAATTGGTTGGTACTCATGCCAACGGAGACGACCTCAAGAGTTTAAGGACTGGTGCTTGGAGGACTATAGTTAGGGTACTTCAGTCTCAATCAGCGCTTACCGGAATGATGCCTTTCTTAATTTATCAAGTGTCATACAGGAGAGAAAACATCGTGTCCTCTGACTTAAGACGAGAGGCAGAACGAGACGAACACATTGATATAATTTTCAGCACTATACAACTGCATATGGAGAGACTTCTCCATCAAGCCGAGCAACCATCGACATAAGCGAAACGTTTAGAcacagaaaaagcaacagaagagaaggttaAATAGTGAGAAAGGGAAACGCTACAGTGGTTTCCGCCCATAGATGAGATACAGTTTCCCATACTGGTGCACTTCCAGATTCTTCGACTCCCGCAGCACGTGCATATTCAAGATATCAATCTCCGTTTTGCTCCAACCCAGAACTTTCGATAGCAAAACATTGGTATATGCCGGAACACTATGGACTTGATGAGCCTGGAAAAATCTGCCAATCTCCATTTGCTTCGGATCCTTGGCCCACGGACTTGAAGGCGCTTTCACAATCTTGCAAACTACATCTGTGAAGCCGGCCTCTTTCATAGCGGCGGGCCATGTATCCAAGTTGTCCATAGGTTTACCAAACTTGGCACTCGCCTCTTGCACAAGAGAGACGACCTGTTCTGTGTAAGGTGCTTTTTCGATCGAACCATCATCGGAAAAAATATCGACAGTAAAGCTTTGTATCTCGAAGAATCCACCGGGATGCAGATGAGCGAACGCTTGCTTGCATAGACGAGGGAAGTCGTGTATAGATCCAGCAAGTTCCCGACCATAGATGTAATCAAAAGGATGGGCGTACGATCATTCCGATTCAAAATCATCGATTTCAAATTGGTAGTTTGGAGGGACCCTGCGAATCACATGAAAAATGAGAGAGAGGTTCCAACATTGACATTTCAACTCGGACGTGGCTCACCATCTCGGCTGTATAGGGCTGAGGTCATTGCCTGCAGTATAAGATATTAGCCCAAGGTAAGCGAAAATACAAAAGCTA
This DNA window, taken from Aspergillus flavus chromosome 5, complete sequence, encodes the following:
- a CDS encoding S-adenosyl-L-methionine-dependent methyltransferase, with amino-acid sequence MAEQFQVTTDPEMNQTYRTSITSSVLNYKYGPYNRCFSSLDIPLPSYGELDEHAYREGEYALPNDEEEQERMDLLHHIYSLILDGEIHIAPIKTPQRVLDIGTGTGIWASSEVIGNDLSPIQPRWQAFAHLHPGGFFEIQSFTVDIFSDDGSIEKAPYTEQVVSLVQEASAKFGKPMDNLDTWPAAMKEAGFTDVVCKIVKAPSSPWAKDPKQMEIGRFFQAHQVHSVPAYTNVLLSKVLGWSKTEIDILNMHVLRESKNLEVHQYGKLYLIYGRKPL